CAGCATAACTGACCAGGGCGTCGGTATCCCTGCAAAGGAATTGGACAAGATATTCGATCCGTTTTACACAACGAAATCAACCGGAACGGGCTTAGGTCTAACTACTGTTCACTCGATTATAAAACGCCATGAAGGGCATATAGAAGTGACTTCAAAAACAGGGGGAAGTAAGTCGGGCACAACATTCACTATTTACTTACTCTCTGCCGCAGAATCGGCTGCTGAGCAAACCAAAAAGTCCTCTGTTCGCCCTTTGCCGGTCATGCAAGGGCATATTTTGGTGATGGATGACGAACCATTAGTACGGCAGTTGGCTGAATCAGGAATCACAGCATTAGGTTGTACAGTGGTGACATCAACTGATGGGCAAGAAGCAATAAATCTTTATAGAAAAGCTCTTAAGCAAGGGAAGCCTTTCGACGGGGTGCTTCTGGACCTTACTGTGCCTGGAGGAATGGGCGGGAAACAAACACTAGAGTTTTTGCGCGAGCTTAACCCAAACGTGCGCGCAGCGGTCTTCAGCGGTTACTCGAACGACCCCATTATGTCGAATTACGAAGAGTTCGGTTTCGTCGCCGCCATTTCCAAACCGTTCCGTATTATTTCACTTTCTGAAGTCATAGCCAAACTGCTGGAACGCCCATAATACTCCAATTATGGCTTATTGCTCACTCCTATTAATTCCTTAACACCAATTGTGAAATTCAGCACAAACCATGGGGCGTCTAGCAGCTTGAATTATTAGGCTAACGACGAAAAATAATATCTTCTCAAACGATTCATGATTTGTTTCAGTAAAGAGAATTGTTAGATAGTTTAGCATAGCTAAAGGAAAGTAACAATATCGGAAATCGATACAAAGGAGTTTGTAATGAAATCGTTAACTATTCGCCTAGCGGCGTTCGCCTTCTTTACAGTAGCAATCTGTTCAAGCGCATTTGCGCATGACTATTGGAACCAGTGGACCGGCCACCTCTGGAATCGTGGGGATCCTGGTTCAACAACACAAGCCTGGGAGTTTAATCTAGGGGCTGGACCCAATCCAACAACATCCAATAACCCCTATGGCATCCCTTTTGTTACTGTGCAGGGAAATTACGTTGGTGGCGTGCCTGGTCCTAATGGCACACCCATAAACGTATGGCAAATCGGTACCCCTGATGCCACTGGTCAACTCGGACCTGGTGAAGTTCAAATAGGCGTTCCGAATGCCTTTGCTCACAATCCCACCAAATACGTGTTTCTACAAATAACGACTGATAATCCTGGTCAAGTTGTGTCTGTCTCGCCAACTCCGAGCAGCCAATCCACACCTATGAATTTCATCACATATCCCAACACGAAATGGGTCACCTACAACGTGTTGTGGGAGATACACCCAAACCCTGATTTCGAACTTATTAAGCTCCTGTTCCCAGTAGGGACCCACATCGAGGAAATCGTCGTTGACACGAT
This window of the bacterium genome carries:
- a CDS encoding PEP-CTERM sorting domain-containing protein (PEP-CTERM proteins occur, often in large numbers, in the proteomes of bacteria that also encode an exosortase, a predicted intramembrane cysteine proteinase. The presence of a PEP-CTERM domain at a protein's C-terminus predicts cleavage within the sorting domain, followed by covalent anchoring to some some component of the (usually Gram-negative) cell surface. Many PEP-CTERM proteins exhibit an unusual sequence composition that includes large numbers of potential glycosylation sites. Expression of one such protein has been shown restore the ability of a bacterium to form floc, a type of biofilm.) codes for the protein MKSLTIRLAAFAFFTVAICSSAFAHDYWNQWTGHLWNRGDPGSTTQAWEFNLGAGPNPTTSNNPYGIPFVTVQGNYVGGVPGPNGTPINVWQIGTPDATGQLGPGEVQIGVPNAFAHNPTKYVFLQITTDNPGQVVSVSPTPSSQSTPMNFITYPNTKWVTYNVLWEIHPNPDFELIKLLFPVGTHIEEIVVDTICVPEPNSVASLGTGLIGLVALLRRRK